One window from the genome of Candidatus Zixiibacteriota bacterium encodes:
- a CDS encoding 3-isopropylmalate dehydratase small subunit codes for MNMIITGRTVLLGDNISARMIYPDEGNKSLNPAEMAALLFNGIGDTDHPRSNVDDIIVAGRNFGIGDNSLPAIMALQAAGIRGIIAVSFGRYFFRRAINHGLPIIEAEMPGGLAGGQQIEINLSGGKISFPGGEKFFQPYPDFILRIIEAGGLIPSVTAGVSRR; via the coding sequence ATGAATATGATAATAACCGGAAGGACTGTTCTTCTGGGTGATAATATATCCGCCCGGATGATTTATCCGGATGAAGGCAATAAATCCTTAAATCCGGCGGAAATGGCGGCGCTTTTATTTAACGGGATTGGCGACACCGACCATCCCCGGTCAAACGTTGATGATATTATCGTGGCCGGGCGCAATTTCGGTATCGGGGATAACAGTCTTCCGGCAATAATGGCTTTACAAGCCGCCGGGATCAGGGGGATAATCGCGGTTTCGTTCGGACGGTATTTCTTCCGACGGGCCATCAATCATGGTTTGCCGATTATAGAAGCGGAAATGCCGGGAGGGCTTGCCGGCGGTCAGCAGATCGAGATAAACCTGTCCGGCGGGAAAATATCCTTTCCCGGGGGCGAGAAATTTTTTCAGCCTTATCCTGATTTTATCCTGAGGATTATTGAAGCGGGCGGATTGATCCCATCGGTGACCGCTGGAGTTTCACGCAGATAA
- a CDS encoding HIT domain-containing protein: MGNKHIWAPWRAEYILGKKEKGCIFCNRLKKRTDEKNLIVYRGPKVFVILNRFPYNSGHSMVVPNRHVDSLSALTHEELCEFIDTIRVTVEVTREAFNPDSFNIGMNMGHGAGAGIPEHIHMHVVPRWSEDTNFMPVICDTEVVSFPLDMIYKKLKKGYDGLCLGGKSRPKRS; the protein is encoded by the coding sequence ATGGGGAATAAACATATCTGGGCTCCGTGGCGCGCCGAATATATTCTGGGAAAGAAAGAAAAAGGTTGTATCTTCTGTAATCGTTTGAAAAAGCGAACTGATGAGAAAAATCTGATCGTCTATCGCGGCCCGAAAGTATTCGTGATACTCAACAGATTTCCCTATAACTCGGGTCACAGCATGGTGGTTCCCAATCGCCATGTCGACAGTCTGAGTGCCCTGACGCATGAAGAGCTGTGCGAATTTATCGACACCATCCGTGTGACGGTTGAGGTTACGCGAGAGGCTTTCAATCCGGATTCTTTCAATATCGGAATGAATATGGGTCATGGCGCCGGGGCCGGTATTCCGGAGCATATTCATATGCATGTCGTGCCTCGCTGGAGTGAGGATACCAATTTCATGCCGGTTATCTGTGACACCGAAGTCGTCTCTTTTCCCCTTGACATGATTTATAAAAAGCTGAAAAAAGGATATGATGGACTATGCCTCGGCGGAAAATCCCGACCAAAGCGGAGTTGA
- the rsfS gene encoding ribosome silencing factor encodes MARTAGKLALSKKGSDVKILKLKNISSICDYFVIVSGDVDKHVKAIADAISDGLSEKGLNPWHIEGARGGRWILIDYVDVVIHIFQKSAREFYALEKLWGDAPVEILD; translated from the coding sequence ATCGCACGAACGGCAGGAAAACTTGCCCTCTCCAAAAAAGGTTCCGACGTTAAAATCCTGAAATTGAAAAACATCTCCAGCATTTGTGACTATTTTGTCATTGTCAGCGGGGATGTTGACAAGCACGTCAAGGCCATTGCCGACGCCATCAGCGACGGTTTGTCCGAAAAGGGCTTAAATCCCTGGCATATCGAGGGTGCCCGGGGAGGACGATGGATCCTGATTGACTATGTGGATGTGGTGATTCATATCTTCCAGAAATCGGCAAGAGAGTTCTATGCACTGGAGAAGCTGTGGGGGGATGCTCCGGTGGAAATTCTCGATTAA
- a CDS encoding 3-isopropylmalate dehydratase large subunit, protein MPRRKIPTKAELIQLQKLYKTDEKIAERLGNISPQLVAYWRRKKNIPKHSFPKFSRQEIADLWERFGDDYRCGLELGISKAAFYNWRRKYGLKEKPAFLKLEQLELDLGGPSKSTGRKANYGHQTITQKILAETAGLERVEPGEMIEAEPDLALSNDNTEQVIRQFLSFGLSYVWNPNRIVIALDHNAPVSSLAAAEGHRAIREFVKRQNIKYFYDVREGISHQLIIERGHILPGQFGVGTDCHATSYGSIGAFATGIDTEEMAAIWATGKIWIKVPPTIKIIINGRMPIGVFAKDVILFVASKLKCDGAVYRAIEFNGNAVSQMSISERFTMTNMAMELNAKAAICSFDTITRRYLSGRTKMPYRPALPDKDALYDETYEFNIDQLVPQISCPDKVDNVETVADRAGLPVDQVVIGSCTNGRFDDLRIAADIIKDKKIHPEVRLLIFPGSREIYLEALKKGLIRALVEAGAMIMSPGCGCCTGLHQGILAAGERCLATTNQNSRGQMGSPEAEIYLVSPATAAASALRGVITDPTGYFK, encoded by the coding sequence ATGCCTCGGCGGAAAATCCCGACCAAAGCGGAGTTGATCCAGCTTCAAAAACTCTATAAGACCGACGAAAAGATTGCCGAGCGGCTGGGCAATATTTCGCCGCAACTGGTGGCTTACTGGCGGCGGAAGAAAAATATTCCCAAGCATTCTTTCCCCAAGTTTTCGCGGCAGGAAATCGCGGATCTGTGGGAGCGATTCGGTGATGATTACCGGTGCGGTCTGGAACTGGGGATTTCCAAAGCGGCTTTTTATAACTGGCGGCGTAAGTACGGCCTGAAAGAGAAGCCGGCCTTTTTGAAGCTGGAGCAGTTGGAACTGGATCTGGGCGGACCCAGCAAAAGTACCGGTCGGAAGGCGAATTACGGTCATCAAACCATCACCCAGAAAATCCTGGCTGAAACGGCCGGACTGGAGCGGGTCGAACCGGGGGAAATGATCGAAGCGGAGCCGGATCTGGCTCTGTCGAATGATAATACCGAGCAGGTCATAAGGCAGTTTTTAAGTTTCGGATTAAGCTATGTCTGGAATCCGAACCGGATTGTGATTGCCCTGGATCATAATGCCCCGGTTTCTTCGCTGGCCGCGGCCGAGGGGCATCGGGCAATCAGGGAATTCGTCAAAAGGCAGAATATAAAGTATTTCTATGATGTTCGGGAGGGTATCTCGCACCAGTTGATTATCGAACGGGGGCATATTCTTCCGGGGCAGTTCGGGGTTGGAACCGATTGCCATGCGACCTCGTATGGAAGTATCGGCGCTTTTGCGACCGGGATCGATACCGAGGAGATGGCGGCGATCTGGGCCACCGGGAAAATCTGGATCAAAGTCCCGCCGACCATAAAGATTATTATCAACGGCCGGATGCCAATCGGGGTTTTTGCCAAGGATGTTATTTTATTCGTGGCCAGTAAGCTGAAATGTGACGGGGCAGTTTACCGGGCGATTGAGTTCAACGGGAACGCGGTCAGCCAGATGTCCATCTCGGAACGTTTTACCATGACCAATATGGCCATGGAGTTGAATGCCAAGGCGGCCATATGTTCATTCGATACCATCACCCGCCGTTATCTTTCCGGCCGGACCAAGATGCCGTACAGGCCGGCCCTGCCTGATAAGGATGCTCTTTACGATGAAACGTACGAATTCAATATCGATCAACTGGTGCCGCAGATTTCCTGCCCGGATAAGGTGGATAACGTTGAGACCGTGGCCGATCGGGCCGGACTGCCGGTGGACCAGGTGGTGATCGGGTCATGTACCAACGGCCGATTTGATGATCTTCGAATTGCCGCAGATATAATCAAGGATAAGAAAATTCATCCCGAAGTGCGTTTGTTGATATTCCCCGGATCACGGGAAATCTATCTTGAGGCGCTGAAGAAAGGTTTGATCCGGGCCCTGGTGGAAGCCGGAGCGATGATTATGAGCCCGGGATGCGGTTGTTGTACCGGTCTGCACCAGGGAATTCTGGCAGCCGGGGAGAGATGTCTGGCCACGACCAATCAAAATTCCCGGGGGCAGATGGGTTCCCCGGAAGCAGAAATATATCTGGTGTCACCTGCCACCGCCGCCGCTTCGGCCCTGCGGGGAGTCATCACCGATCCCACCGGTTATTTCAAATAA
- a CDS encoding LytR C-terminal domain-containing protein — translation MLLKKTRKNISIRRNSPRPKKNSRFLEMAIIAIFTLVVIYGASFAIRITQGLSKTVDSPEYTIRLQILNGCGTQGAAGRTAKALPKLVKMPLELNIVDIDDFNSYHVDKSFIISRERDFTAARLLAQQLNIDSDNIVYEPIDSNYRSISATLVLGDDFVNLIEQTSSKEN, via the coding sequence ATGCTGCTGAAAAAAACCAGAAAAAATATTTCGATCAGAAGAAACTCCCCTCGTCCGAAGAAAAACTCGCGTTTTCTGGAGATGGCTATTATCGCCATTTTTACTCTGGTGGTGATTTATGGGGCCAGTTTTGCCATCCGCATTACCCAGGGGCTTTCAAAAACCGTCGATTCGCCGGAATATACTATTCGCCTGCAGATATTGAACGGTTGCGGAACCCAGGGGGCGGCCGGACGGACGGCCAAAGCCTTACCGAAACTGGTAAAAATGCCGCTGGAATTGAATATTGTTGATATTGATGATTTTAATTCGTATCATGTCGACAAGAGTTTCATTATCTCCAGGGAAAGGGACTTTACGGCGGCCAGACTTCTGGCTCAACAATTAAATATAGATTCTGATAATATCGTTTACGAGCCGATTGACAGCAATTATCGAAGTATCTCAGCAACCCTGGTTCTGGGAGATGACTTCGTGAATCTTATCGAACAAACCTCAAGCAAGGAGAACTGA
- the rho gene encoding transcription termination factor Rho: MTDSEKLKSKTIAELLGIAEELDIPGVSGLRKSELIFKVMEAASSQQEGMIFAEGVLEILNEGYGFLRSPDYNYLPGPDDIYVSPSQIKRFDLKTGDTISGQVRPPKDNERYFALLKIEAINYEDPEAAKNKILFDNLTPLYPNQPFKLEVNADELTTRIMDLMTPIGMGQRALITSPPKAGKTIILQKIANSIAINHPDVKLIVLLIDERPEEVTDMRRSVRGEVVSSTFDEPAERHVQVANMVLEKSKRLVEHKHDVVILLDSITRLARAHNAVVPHSGKILSGGVDSNALHKPKRFFGAARNIEEGGSLTIIGTALIETGSRMDEVIFEEFKGTGNLEMVLDRRLSDRRIFPAMDLNRSSTRKEELLLPEDVLSKTWILRKFLAEMNPIEAMEFLIDRIKKTKNNQKFLSSMKD, from the coding sequence ATTACCGACAGTGAAAAGCTGAAAAGCAAGACTATTGCCGAGCTTCTCGGTATCGCCGAGGAACTGGATATTCCCGGCGTCTCCGGCCTGAGAAAATCCGAGCTGATTTTCAAGGTCATGGAAGCCGCCTCGTCCCAGCAGGAAGGCATGATCTTTGCCGAGGGAGTGCTGGAAATTCTGAATGAAGGTTATGGTTTTTTGCGCTCGCCCGATTATAACTATCTGCCCGGCCCAGACGATATTTATGTCTCCCCATCGCAAATCAAGCGGTTTGACCTGAAAACCGGGGATACCATCTCCGGACAGGTTCGCCCTCCCAAAGACAACGAACGGTACTTTGCCCTGTTGAAAATCGAAGCCATTAATTATGAAGATCCCGAAGCCGCCAAAAACAAAATCCTGTTCGATAATCTGACCCCTCTCTACCCCAACCAGCCATTCAAACTCGAAGTCAATGCCGATGAATTAACTACCCGCATCATGGACCTGATGACCCCGATCGGCATGGGTCAGCGGGCTTTGATTACTTCGCCGCCGAAAGCCGGAAAAACCATCATCCTGCAGAAAATCGCCAACTCCATCGCAATCAATCATCCCGATGTCAAGTTGATTGTTTTGCTGATCGATGAACGTCCCGAGGAAGTAACCGACATGAGACGTTCGGTCAGGGGTGAAGTGGTTTCCTCGACCTTTGATGAACCGGCGGAGCGCCATGTCCAGGTCGCCAATATGGTTCTGGAAAAATCCAAACGTCTCGTGGAACACAAGCACGACGTCGTTATCCTTCTCGACAGTATCACCCGGCTGGCCCGGGCCCATAATGCCGTCGTCCCCCATTCAGGGAAAATTCTCTCAGGCGGTGTCGACAGTAACGCCCTGCATAAACCGAAACGCTTTTTCGGGGCCGCCCGTAATATCGAGGAAGGCGGTTCACTGACCATAATCGGAACGGCTCTGATCGAAACCGGATCGCGGATGGATGAAGTCATTTTCGAGGAATTCAAAGGTACCGGTAACCTCGAGATGGTTCTTGACCGGAGACTGTCCGATCGTCGCATCTTCCCGGCTATGGATCTTAATCGGAGTTCAACCCGTAAAGAAGAATTGCTTCTGCCCGAGGATGTCCTGTCAAAAACCTGGATTCTTCGCAAATTCCTGGCTGAAATGAATCCGATCGAAGCCATGGAATTTCTCATCGACCGCATCAAGAAAACCAAAAACAACCAGAAATTCTTGAGTTCGATGAAAGACTGA